The Onychomys torridus chromosome 23, mOncTor1.1, whole genome shotgun sequence genome segment ctggaaataccaaccactttgaggcttcggtaactgtcacacttATAAGGCAGagccgagagaggacccctgaagacccgggATCCGGATGgggttgctctcttggttcctggaccctggacactggaggtagaccaagcagagttctccagagaacaccactggactgcgccacacctttcccagaccctgtaacctatcccttcatttgtaagttaccccacaaaataaacctcccttttaactacgtggagttgccttaatattttaaccaatagtTTGCAGTTGAAGATATGATCTCTCAATGTCCTGCTctggcctgctgccatgcctcccctaTCATTATGGACTccccctctggaactgtaagcttaattaagttttttttttttttttttttttcataaattgcttttggtcatgctgtcttatcacagcaacagcaaagtaactaatacagccaACAGCTTGACCTAAAATGACTTGtggagagtctctctctctctctctctcctctctctctctctctagccttggctgttctagaactcactctgtagaccaggctggccatgaactcaaagatccacctgcagATCCAGCAAGAAAGACagtttttgtcagagctgaggatcgaacccagggccttgcgcttgctaggcaagcactctaccactgagctaaatccccaacccccggaGCACAGTCTTAATGGAGGGTTGTTTAGCTTGAGTGACACTGGCTAAGAATCTTCCTCACTGGGAGTGGTTTTAGGAAGAAGGGGGTTTTTAACATTGCTAACTAGCCTGAGCCTTAGTTAGGTAATGCTGTGCTCTACAGTAAACAAAATTCCCTAAAGAGTCTGGAAAGGCTGATTGTCAAACTGGACTCCAATTACTTCAGAGATTAGAAGAAAACTTTGACCATGTTGTTCTTCAAGGGCGTCAGCTAGCTCCCCCCTCTCTAGTAGTCACCCTGTTGTGTGTCTTTGGCTTGATCTGCATTTTCTTTGTCAGGCAGGCataataccaccaccaccaccaccaccacctggtataccccccccccaccaggtaACCCTCCCCCACCAGAtataccctcccccccccacccggTAGATATAAAGTTCTGTCACTGAGGTATATACCTACATTCCCCAGCCATGCAAGACTTGTTCAAATTTACACAGTTTAAAAGTTCTTAAACACCTTAACTTCCCCATTCTCATCTCAATCTTTAAACAGGTGGGTGGATTCGCACACAATGAAAGAAGAGCAGAAGTCAGGGTTTGCCAACAATACAGACTAAATACTTTATTAGGTTCCAAAATGAGAAAATGGTAGCGTTAACccattttagtataaatccaccACCCTCCGCAAAGAGCCCGCCTTAGCATCCACAGCACCCCAGTCGTGGTAGCGCCGGTACTCCTGAGGTCTGAGCAGGTACTGCCGGCCTCGGTAGTTGGGCATCTCATAGAGGACCCAGCAGCCCTCCAGCACGTGCAGAGAGCGCACCTCACTGAGGTGGAAGCGGTCCTGGATGCAGGAGCAGTCATCACTCAGCTCCATCATGAGACCCTTGTGGTCTTCTCTCTCATACAGCCGCATCCTGTGGGATCCTGTCTGCTCGGGTCACAGAAAGACCAGAAAAAGCGGTTGAGTCTCTTCCAGAACTCAGCCGAGCAAACAAGGGGTTTGGCTGGCTGAGACGCACGCTGTTGGTGTAAAACTCTGAGCCTCTTGAGATTTTGGAGATGGATCCCTTGCTAATATTACAAACTCCTACATGCCTAGTTTCTGTTTTTCATCTAGGAGGTGGAATTTTTAAGGTGTTAAAACCGAATTTGAGccaaaaaatcaaatattttaattccCAATTCCCTGTGTTAATTCTAAGCTGTATAttggagaaaatataaataatgtatgTTAATTAgtatttcttagttttatttatatgtaagtCCATCATTAaaataggatttttttccttacGCTTTTtgacttttgagaatttcatacattagtACTGAATTTACATCGTTCCCAACAATCCCGTTCTCCTTATTTTGTAATTCCCTAGACCGGCTTCAAACCCaagacccttctgcctcagcttcctggatACTAGGATTATAGGGTATCCCTATGCCTGGCTAAAATAGAATTCAGAAAATTCTTATACTTCTGTGGAAAGTTAACTTAAATAACCAGTTAAACTAGAATTTAGCTGATTttcaaaattaaggaaaattatcATTCCCAAAATTGGTCTCTGCCTTTACACAGTTTTGACCTCCAAGCTTTTCTATGTTTCCTACTCCACAGTAAGCCATAATTAATTCTCTTATCAGAAATTCCTTTATAGATACAAATCAATCCGATAGGCATAACACCTTCTCATGACCAACCAGCTTCCCATTTACAAATTTTGTTGTTTATCCCAGCATAACAGTGCATTCATTGAGACAGCTTTGGATTAACCTGACGGTAGCAACGATAAAGTGGGGTTTTTTTCTAAGTAGATTCTTCCTTATAATTCTATCTGCCTGACTTCTCCCCTGTGAACTTAGGCAAGCATTTAAAGCCCACTTAACCCTTAGATACTAGTACAAAAAAAACCTTACTCTCTGGACCCCACATCAGTAAAACAGTGAGGGCCCTCGGGTAACAAGAAATGAAGCCAAACAGGACTCACATGGGGGATGAGGCGGCAGGAGCGGATGGAGTCGCTGAATCCCATCCACTGCTGGTAGTCAGGGTAGTCCCCACGCCTCAGGAAGTACTGGTGGCCCTGGTAGTTGGGGCGCTCATAGAGCATCCAGCAGCCACTGTCCACGCGCACAGAGTTGCAGCGGCTGAAGTAGGTCTGCAGGTTGGGACAGTCGCTGCTGCATTCATAGCAGCGGCCCTGGAAGCCGCGGTCCTCGTAGAAGGTGATCTGTAAGGGAAGAGCAATTCTGGATGAGATCATTTTCTCCGTGTGTTAAGGCCAGTCCCTCggactttttgtttggtttgcgTTCTGCTCACCTTCCCCATGGCTGGCTGACCGTGGTGAGTTCAGTGTCCAGCCGGAGAGCGGCGGGTCTATATAGCAGGAGGGCTGCTGCGTTAGCGGAACTGCACAAAAGGGGCCCTCGGGGCTGAGGGGATTTTATGGATCGCTTTTACATGCTGCATTCAGTGGCGGTGATTGTAGATTCGCCTGGTTCTCTGGTGTGTTCCAACGCTGCCCTGGATGAGCCGCTCGGTGTGGTTTTATTTGGATTcttactgttttttaaatttatcagcACATCAGCCTGAACTTTTGACCTGAAGTCCACGTCCCTACATTTTGATTCCATTATACTTGGTAAGTCTGGGAGAAATCTGTGCATTTGTAGAAGCCTCGCCCCACCCCCGCCTGAGTTGAGAGGGATGGAATTCTGCGAGTACTGCAAATATTGACTAGTCTCCTGTAGGACAGAGGCTGGTCAATGTTGTTCCTCCTTCCCACTTATTTTCTTTACAGGATTTGCTGGTTCGTACAGGACACCAACCTAGATTCTGATCTTGGTTCTTCTTGACTGTGTTGAGCCGATGCTCAGGACCTAACTAACCACTAGCTTCCCCTTCGGTGGGGGCACATTATGTGACCCAAAATCAACCTCCGGTAATCAGCTTGTGTTAAGTAAGAACAAAGAGAAAGGTTCCTGTAGTCATGAGATTCAAGACTGGCAAGTTTGTATGAACTGTGTTCTCGTTTCCAAGGCCAGGGAAAGCCCGAGAATTTCCGGTGTAAGAACGAGATTTGAATCCAGGCTGCAGGGACACCCTAAATGACTTCTCAGAGCAGGAGTTACCTTGTGGGAAATTGAatgatgagaaggaaagaaaagaacgaagccaagaaaacaaaggaggaggaagaaagggcacCCTCTGCCATCTGGCAGGTGATGGGGCACCTCTACCCAGGATGTGTGATTCACCTACTAGATAGAAACAGTCTCAGTAGGTACCCTCAGACAAGGTTACTCAGAGTGATTTTGTCTAGCATGCCGAACATCACCATTCTCAGTCCAAATGACTAACCActactttaaaatactttttagcAGTTTTGTGGATCAATATAATATCTCATAGATGCTAGGCAGAGATCTGCTAAtgaactctgtctctgtctctctgtctctctgtctctgtctctctctttctctctgacaaggtctcactatgtagcctaagcgAGCCTTGAACAtactgcaatcctcctgcctcagccactttGGTACTGTGATTATAAGTGTGCCCTGCCAAATCTGGCAAATTTCTGAGctttttctcccctttcctcctgccttgtccactccttttccctcccctccactccactctctttctgtgtgggacagtggtggggattgaacccaagaccttatTCAGGCCAGGCAAGTGCTGTCCCACTGAGATTCTCCACCCAGACCTTCCACAAACCATGCATCTAAGGTGCATCTCTTCGACACTGCTCTTCTAGTGTAAGCGCTCGGGAAACTACCCTATTTCCTCAGGGCATGTGCTCTCTCTGGAAGCAACTGGTTTCCACGCAGGCAGTTGAGATGTTTAGCTAACAGACATTAGCATTCGTAAAGGAGATTGTGTGTACAGTGTTTTGGGCACACTGCTTGGTGCAAATGAACCCTGGTAATACTAGTGACATTGACAACAGTGTTGAAGTGACATCATTAAGGATGTCAGCCTGTTCTTGGATCAGATATTCAGTGTTCTCAAAGGTTCCTGAAATCTTTACTTCCATAGAGCCATTTTGTGGCTGAAAAAGATGAGACTTGGAAAAGACATTAGACATCTCATGTGTGTTTTGGGTGTGGTGGGATGCGGGGGAAGGGGCTagaagagatgtctcagctgttaagaacactgctcttccagaggacccaggtttaattcccagcacttatatggcagctcacaatggtctgtaactccagttccaggggatccgacaccagtacacagacatacatgcaagcaaaatgctcatgtaaaaaataaaaaggaatcattgttgtcttagttagggttttgttttttgtttttgttttttaaattgctgtgaagggacatcatgaccatgacaactcttataaataaaagcatttcctTGAGGGGGCTCGGTTAtggttttagaggttcagtccattatcatcatggcagggagcatggtggtatgcaggcagatgtggtgctggagctgagagcctTACATCTTGACTGAggggcaacaggaagtcaactgactgtcacacggagagaagcttgagcaagaaacctcaaagcccgcccccacagtgacacacttcctccaacaaggccacacctcctaatagtatcactgcctttgagggccattttctttcaaaccaccacaatcattaaaaagaaaagagaagaaacctTCTCAGCAGGTCTGAGAGtggtgcgcacgcctttaatcccagaatttggcagaggcgggcggatctctgtgagttcaaggtcagcctggtctacagagtgagttccaggacaccagggctatatgaagagaagaaggaagattttatacataaatgtgtattttatcacTGTTCAGAGTAGCCAAGGTATGGAAGCAACTTAATGCCCTTCAGCAGATGAGTGGATGAAGAAAACGCACAGTACATCTACTTCAAGAGAATTGATTCagggggaaggaagaatgaaataaCGCTGCTGGCAAAGACATGGACGGAAGCAGACATCATCATATGAAGTGAAATCAGCCAGACTCACGACAATGAAAATCCCCATGCTTTTCTCTCAAGTGtagaaactttatttaaaaaaaaaggatagtaACACAGGGGCTTGGGATCAGTGGGGTGGGTAGGAGGGATATGGGGAAGGTCAGGGATAGGTATGAATTAAGTACAATGGTACAATGATATACAGGTGTgaaaaaaatgtcacaatgaaatctATTCTGTGGTATGCTAACTAAAAGTATtaacaataagtaaataataaagcaataaatagtaaaaaaaaatcaatcattcgTTTTTTCATAAGCCTTCCTTTTGcttaaaatttttacttaaaattttttgacTAAAAGAATTCTTTTAATGCACAGTCTttctatacagcccaggctggattTAAACTCTCTATGTAGTGTGAACTGGCCTTGGACTCGTGATCTTTCTATCTCACCCTCCAAAGTATTGGAATTATAGGCGGCGGCACCCTGCCTGGCCCAtccttctattttttcttcttaagaaaaTCCAGATAAGGTCTTACCAGCAGCTTACTAAGATCCCCTTTACTAGTTTTACTAGTACATGCTAATTATATACCCTGGGTTTCGTTAGGACTcttcatacatgtttatattGTATGATTATATTCTGTGTCTTGGGACTAGGGCCCGTGGTATCTTGAACAACAGGATCTTACCACTAAGAGTCTTTTTAACCCCGTGAGTAGAAACACTATTTGCTATGTAGTCCTTTATTCTACGAGGTTCCTGTCCACATAATGGGAGGACCAGAGTGGACATGTCATCACATAAAGTGCAGTACTCATACGTTATAAAGGAACCAGAaagtgccccctccctccccccagtttCAGTAGTATCTCTGAAGAGCATAGTCTTGCCTTTCCCCTACCCTTtagctcttttctctttcctgccccttCAGGCCCTTACTGCCTTGCTTGGAGGTCTCACCATGCTCCAGCTAGGCCTTAGTTGTCTCCTGATTCTGCCCAGTCTCGCCTTTACTCCATTTTACACTCTCGTGTGCCAGCATGCTAGGCTAATGATACTGGACACATAGCAAGCCATGTGCTC includes the following:
- the LOC118573267 gene encoding gamma-crystallin C isoform X2, with product MGKITFYEDRGFQGRCYECSSDCPNLQTYFSRCNSVRVDSGCWMLYERPNYQGHQYFLRRGDYPDYQQWMGFSDSIRSCRLIPHTGSHRMRLYEREDHKGLMMELSDDCSCIQDRFHLSEVRSLHVLEGCWVLYEMPNYRGRQYLLRPQEYRRYHDWGAVDAKAGSLRRVVDLY
- the LOC118573267 gene encoding gamma-crystallin C isoform X1, which codes for MGKITFYEDRGFQGRCYECSSDCPNLQTYFSRCNSVRVDSGCWMLYERPNYQGHQYFLRRGDYPDYQQWMGFSDSIRSCRLIPHQTGSHRMRLYEREDHKGLMMELSDDCSCIQDRFHLSEVRSLHVLEGCWVLYEMPNYRGRQYLLRPQEYRRYHDWGAVDAKAGSLRRVVDLY